Below is a genomic region from Castanea sativa cultivar Marrone di Chiusa Pesio chromosome 2, ASM4071231v1.
tttttatataatattatattatatataaaagataagcACAGTTGGATAGTCATGATttatagaaagaagaaaacaaaaggaaaggaatacaataattttttttctgacACTGAGGTGTCGAAAGCTATCCTGTCTGCTCCTGAGTATTTGTACTAAAGTGAACTGGTCTTGAATTTTCGTGACATCTGTCTCTTTCATGCAATTGAGGTTACAACTACAATTTGTTCTTTAAAACACTGTTAACACAATAATATTATAGATAGTAACTGGTAAGTAGGATGAGGTTGTCTAAGTCTAACTTGTAATTAatgagtgaaaaagaaaatgggatCTTATGCTTATTatacaaaaatcaaacaacCATTTATTCCACAATAGGTCCCATTACTCGGCAAGTGTCACACGTCCTTATCTTAGGTTAGGAGTGTTATCTTTATCGTCGGCAAAAATTACATTGTAACATAAGTGTAGCAAAATTATAAGGTTGAATTTTCCTTCAAACCAGTTTGAATGAATCCCTTTAACCCATTATGAAACAATTCATAAAACTATCATCGGTTTGTTTTAAATAGGTAAGATGATTCATTAAATAAGTCATGtgattttacattaaaaaaaaaataagagttaaGTGACTAAAAGTTTGAGTAGTCATTTGAAATGCCATGTAATGGATTAGAGGAATTTTTCaagattatattatatttagtGCTCTTCCCACCAAAATTATCATCCCCCTCAAATCTTTCAAGATTTTTTGACAAAGTGATCCCCTttcatttgtaaaaaaaaaaggctaagatTGATTTAACAGTTGATATGCCATTTTTGTTAATGGACTTGATTGATTTAACAGGTTCATCTAGATTATCTTGATGCTGGAGCTAATATCATACTTACAGCATCTTATCAGGTAATTTTTCAGACCCCCTTTCCATGTTACTTTATGTTCACCTATAgcattttttcttattaatcaAAGTTACCATGTTTCATGTTTGGCATAGGCCACGATTCAGGGATTTGAGGCTAAAGGCTTCTCTAAGGAAGAAGCTGAAGCTTTGCTTAGGAAAAGTGTAGAAATTGCGTGTGAGGCAAGGGAAATTTACTATGACCGATGCACAAAAGACTCCTGGGATTTCATGGAAAATGGAAGGACTTCGAGACGACCAATTTTGGTTGCAGCTTCTGTTGGAAGCTATGGAGCTTATCTAGCTGATGGTTCTGAGTATAGGTGTGTGGACTTGATCTTCAGGGAGTAATTAATTTCTAAAGTTGGTCTTCATTGATTTGACATTTGCTTTATATCTAAGTACAAGCAATAGCTCTAGTGACATAAAGATTTTCACAACTCTATGTTGTGATTGGCGCATAATAGAAGTAACGTTAACAGTGACAGTAAGTTGTGAAAAAGGATAAGTTTATAGCATCGGTCACAAAGCTCATCGCTATGTACGTGAATGTGACTGATGTATGTGAGTCACTTGTTATTTAATTGCATGGCTCGAATGATAATGGTAGAGATGCTTGCACATTTGATGTGTACAACATGAATGATTGGCCATTTCTTTTAGTAGTGGACAGTTGGACATGATTATATATGCCTGTCTTAATTTTGGGCaagaatttttttcttaaagcaAGTATAGTGTCCAACATGGCTTGGCTTGTTGGCCAGGGTTGTGGTgcattttcttttactttttggtattatattATCTTATTGTGATACATCAACATGCCACTATAACTTTTCTTATTCTCTGTTCACAGTGGTAACTATGGCGATGCAAttactttggaaaaattgaaGGATTTTAATAGGAGAAGGGTACAGATTCTAGCCAACTCAGGTGCTGACCTGATTGCTTTTGAAACAATTCCAAATAAGCTAGAGGCAAAGGTAccatgctattttttttttttttacatgtgcTAGCCATCGAACCTTTTAATCTACTTACAGTATATGTCTGTCTATACTTCCAGCGGATAATTCTTGCCAAAATGCCTCAATTTTGCTTTCTGACATGTGCTAGCCATCGTTCTTTTTTATCTGTAGTTTCACTGGAGGTTCTCTCATGAAAGAGCACATTCATTAATATGTTAGCTAGTTCcttataaaatcatatattgaATACTATGTGAACCTCATATATACTTTGCTTacatttgttcttttttaattccaaaatcaACTTGATAGCTTTAATTCGTATCTTAATTATGCCTTTCTGATTTAACAAATTTCGTCCTTACTCAAGTGAAAATAACAAGCCATTTGTccttttttcactttctttttcgGTCTGTGAAGAAAACAAGTCAAATGTGAATTTCATCATTTTAATTGAAAACTTAAGTGGTGGGACAAAGTCCACAGGGTCTTGAATTGTTCCAAAGTCCACATGATGCCAATGCATTGAAAGGAATTAGTTGGTATCACACATTAATAAGGTTATAAGTCTTTCAATCATCTCATTTGTTGTCAAAATTTGTAATCCAGAAATGAGATTGTCACTCTAGTCAGAAGTCAGAATACCTATCTACATTTTTGCtattaaaatttggaaaaatctatcttgatattttggtatttttcctttttctttttaattatgtgCATATGCACTAGTTCCAATATGACCTTTACCTCTGGCTGTAACACATtcattgatttttctttataatgcaGGCATATGCTGAGCTTCTGGAAGAAGAAGGCATAGAAATTCCAGCCTGGTTTTCGTTCAATTCTAAGGATGGAGTTAATGTGGTTAGCGGTGATCCTATTTCGGAGTGTGTCTCCATTGCAGATTCATGCAAGCAGGTTGTTGCTGTTGGGATCAACTGTACCCCTCCTAGATTTATCCATGGACTGATTACATCTATTCGAAAGGTACAATTTTCGGGGTTGATGCTTATTTATGAGATTACATTCTGATAGAGATTCTGTATCTACTTATTTTATCCAGAACTTTTGAAGGAATTGGGTTAGGTGCCCTTATAATTCATTACAAAGCATATATTCTTTGTGACAAGATCTTCATGTGATCTCagattttaataattcaaactGCAGCACACCTCTTACAAAAAGATTCTTTAGTTTTATGGCTTATAAAATTAACAATACTCCTGCTGTTTGcctttgattgtttgtttatttcttgGTTAACTTCCAAACACTTGCAAACATTAGTTCTTCCTCCTGTTCCTCTAGGTACAGGATTTTATGCCAGTCATGCCTGCATTCTATTATTCGTTTTGCAACAATTTACTCTTATGGTCACTTCAAATTAAAAGACAAATGAAGCATTAGGGTTATAATGCTGCCGATAAATTTGACACTTATTCTGCTTAACATTTGTGATGATATATCTCTAGCTTGTCTCTTCTAATGATCTCTCAAGTGAAGCATTATGATTATAATTTACTGCTACtgatgaatttcaaaattaccttcttaacattttgaaaattttgaaatgatgtCTCTGGCCAACTCTTTGGCAGGTAACGAGTAAACCGGTTCTGATATATCCCAACAGCGGTGAGACTTATGACGGTCAGACCAAGCAATGGGTGGTGAGTTGCTTGCCTTACTCTATTGCTTATTGCTTTTAGGACAATTGTTTATTAATACACCATTTAGGATCACTAAGAATAATTGCATATTCACGATGTAAGGCATAGTTTAACAGAATTAGCTTATATCAATCCTTCATTGACACTAATCTCCAGTCTTCTGAAAACACGCTTGTCAATAATTTACCATTAGAGTGATGCGAGAGagtaatttttattacataaacCTTACAAAATGATATGCCATTGTAACAGTGTAGCctatcacaaaaaaaatactTCAGACATAATTATTATGTAGTTGAAGTGACACCAATCGCATTTATTGCATGTTACTTTGTAAGCCTTTTCTTTTACAAGTATGTAATTCTTAATCTTCCAAGTTGAAAATGGGGGCATTTCTCGAAATATATACTCAATCCACCTGCTGCATGGTTTACTCTTTGATGGATGTATGAGCTCCTAGATAGTAGGTTCTGATAATGCTTAGTATTTCCTCAAAGCACTAAAGTTAAATGATTTTCTATTGCAGAAATCAAGTGGGAATGTAGATGAAGATTTTGTATCATACATAGTCAAGTGGAGGGAGGCTGGGGCTTCTCTTTTTGGTGGGTGCTGCAGGACAACTCCCAAGACTATTAGAGGCATAGCCACGGCTCTCTCTGATAAAAACTAGTTCTGTTACCACCCCAAATTTTCAAGAATGTTGAGATGTaatttaataatagtaagaTGGAATGGTTCTTTTGACTTGCTTCCTAGTCTCATACaatcaaagaaataaacaacaaaatgtGGAGAATGGTTATCTGAGATTCTCACTCTCAATCCTTCATAAAAAAAGCATGACTggcataaaagagaagaaagaaaaaagacagGCTCATTGTAGCATGATTGTTCCATTTTACGCTGCATTAATTGCCAAATGTCgcacattctttttttttcttttccctctttaAGTAACCAAAGTTTAAATTAGCAGAGAAATTAGACACGTAACATACTGCACTTGATAGAGCATAAAATGAAATAGTAAGAGTGGGacaacaataatttaatttgtgcAGATAAGCTTTCATAGAAGTTCTATTAATAGATAATGAAAAGCACCTTTTCTTTGAGTGTCCTTTCCCAAGAACATGACCTCTATTTAGTATTATTGGTTTTTTAAAAGGCTGAGATAGAGGTGGGTTATGGTTGCATAACGAATTTAATCTCAATTAGGTAAAGTGATTCTTTTTAAACCATAGGTAGGCAATGTGTAATTGTCACAAATCACAAGTGAATTAAGTGAAATTACCccttttttataagtaaaattccataaaaaatgcaaaaggatgctATCCAAGTATATGGTatacaagaaaaaagacaaggcaataaacaaaaagtaaaaaagaaaaagaaaaattcaataaaGGATCAACTCCAGCTCAAGCTATCTAGGAACTTTAGAAAGTCTGCGGTGGTTTTAAATTGGAGACATTGGAGCTAACTGCATAATCAAGTGATTACACTTGCAGCTTGAAGACTACTTTTTAAATTAGTTGATTATCCCCACTTGTCCATGAGAAcctaattataaaataaaattttaatagtaaGTCTAGCATGATATGAGACGTGCTTAATATAAACTTATTGTGCACACCATAGACTTCACGAAGCTATATATTGGGGCAGGGAATAATAGTGCTCCCCCCTCTCAAAAAGAactttaatcttttaaattctAATATTCAAGAGATTTGAACTCTTAATTAAGCAACAATCGTATGATAAATGAGAATAAAGCAATATGTGCCCTTGGGCATGAGCATAAATTGCTTAGCTTATCAGGGTTAAATGCTCCTAGATTACTTGGCCATTGATTTTGGACATGGGGTTAGTTGCTCATAGGTTTTACTGGATTGAGACTAGTCCAAATTGCTCTCTCTTTAGAAAGTTCCCTAtgttatatatgtgtgtatatatatataaacaatgaaGCAATATGTATATTATAAATTCAAtgcaaatttgtaatttatattcattttttaggtaTAGAAAAAGTTCTCAATATTTTATGATGATTTCTTACTGATCTTCATACGATCTTATATGAAAGAATGATATCTAAATAAAGCTTATAATGTTCCAAAGTCCAAAAGATAAATTGATTTAAGAACCTTTCATTTCGTGTTAGTTTACTCCTTTCTCGTAAAGCATGAAATTGTTCGCTACCAATTATTTCAAGCAAACACATATACATGCATGCATATATGCACATGTACATATGAGTGTGTGAGTATGCCTACatgaatgtttttttaattatattttgatattaCAGTCTGATTCCTGAAGCAAATATCCCTGGCTTCTTCTATATATTAACACAGCCAATTTGTCCAAAATGGGAAAAGCACAGAACTCTCTAACATTAGAATATTAGAATCGAACTTGTGGAGGAAATGGTG
It encodes:
- the LOC142625403 gene encoding homocysteine S-methyltransferase 3: MGSRNVVETTTTTTTTATTTTSSTFMWDFIGKCGGNVVIDGGFATELERHGADLNDPLWSAKCLVDSPHLVRRVHLDYLDAGANIILTASYQATIQGFEAKGFSKEEAEALLRKSVEIACEAREIYYDRCTKDSWDFMENGRTSRRPILVAASVGSYGAYLADGSEYSGNYGDAITLEKLKDFNRRRVQILANSGADLIAFETIPNKLEAKAYAELLEEEGIEIPAWFSFNSKDGVNVVSGDPISECVSIADSCKQVVAVGINCTPPRFIHGLITSIRKVTSKPVLIYPNSGETYDGQTKQWVKSSGNVDEDFVSYIVKWREAGASLFGGCCRTTPKTIRGIATALSDKN